A portion of the Drosophila innubila isolate TH190305 chromosome 3L unlocalized genomic scaffold, UK_Dinn_1.0 0_D_3L, whole genome shotgun sequence genome contains these proteins:
- the LOC117789117 gene encoding heparan sulfate 2-O-sulfotransferase pipe isoform X3, with protein MPIDADRSYKMKLRDVENAFKYRRIPYPKRSVELIALLAISCTFFLFMHTNKLNSRLKEMEVKLQPSEFSALGLTGNHISGHDAGKHDDINTLHGTYQYLKSTGQLQHLTSAQLNNTPRAQLDTLFFNRVPKAGSEKLMELLKLLAKRNNFKARRDPEQLIETILMDTGYARNLLKTEILNCTTANSYTKHVAFLNFAAFKKPWPIYINMVRDPIERLVSWFYYVRAPWYLADRVNSFGKAYKVPSRKWLQKDFNRCVLEHDPECVYEPMEMDNLGDHRRQTLFFCGQHSKLCMPFNSLEAMQRAKRNVEKRYAVVGTWEDTNTTLSVLETYIPRFFAGAREEYYAMQGHMENVNRNALRPTISEMARLALSRNLTHEIEFYQFARQRLNKQFIAQQLE; from the exons TTCCGTGGAGCTGATAGCACTGTTGGCCATATCTTGCACCTTTTTTCTGTTcatgcacacaaacaaactgaaCAGTCGCCTCAAGGAAATGGAGGTGAAGCTGCAGCCCTCGGAGTTCTCGGCCCTGGGTCTAACTGGCAATCACATAAGCGGACATGATGCGGGCA AACATGATGACATTAATACGCTGCACGGCACCTATCAATATCTGAAAAGCACCGGCCAG CTACAACACCTGACCAGTGCACAGCTAAACAACACGCCGCGGGCTCAGCTGGATACACTGTTCTTCAATCGGGTGCCCAAGGCGGGCAGCGAGAAGCTAATGGAGCTGCTCAAATTGTTGGCCAAACGCAACAATTTCAAGGCGCGTCGCGATCCCGAACAACTTATTGAAACCATACTCATGGATACAGGTTATGCACGCAATTTACTCAAGACCGAGATACTTAATTGCACCACAGCCAATTCGTATACCAAACATGTTGCCTTTCTGAACTTTGCTGCCTTCAAGAAACCCTGGCccatctatataaatatggtGAGAGATCCTATCGAACGATTGGTTAGCTGGTTCTATTATGTACGCGCTCCTTGGTATTTGGCGGATCGTGTCAACTCCTTTGGAAAGGCCTACAAAGTGCCATCAAGGAAATGGCTACAAAAGGATTTCAATCGTTGTGTTTTGGAACACGATCCGGAGTGTGTCTATGAGCCAATGGAAATGGACAATCTGGGTGATCATAGAAGACAAACCCTTTTCTTTTGCGGCCAACATTCCAAGCTCTGCAT GCCCTTTAACTCCCTTGAGGCCATGCAACGTGCCAAACGGAATGTGGAAAAGCGTTACGCAGTGGTAGGCACTTGGGAGGATACCAACACCACGTTGAGCGTGCTGGAGACATATATACCTCGATTTTTTGCGGGCGCCCGGGAGGAGTATTATGCGATGCAAGGGCATATGGAGAATGTGAATCGGAATGCATTGAGGCCGACAATCAGCGAGATGGCGAGATTGGCGCTCAGTAGGAATCTGACGCATGAGATTGAATTCTATCAGTTTGCGAGGCAGCGTCTGAATAAACAGTTTATAGCACAACAATTGGAATGA
- the LOC117789117 gene encoding heparan sulfate 2-O-sulfotransferase pipe isoform X2, with translation MPIDADRSYKMKLRDVENAFKYRRIPYPKRSVELIALLAISCTFFLFMHTNKLNSRLKEMEVKLQPSEFSALGLTGNHISGHDAGKHDDINTLHGTYQYLKSTGQLHNLTPQQLNNTRKAEMDRLFFTRCAKVGSESLVEFMEYLQDINDFEVDRSGLRKPSRRQLLPKSQAETATYIFNQQPGMTYIEHTSWIDFNAYNLPKPIFINLVRDPVERMISWYYYVRNSYRNAIYYRKNPDAPIKPTAWFKKSFNDCVRSADPECQYIPLSVKDTVGNYKRQSLFFCGHHEDCLPFDSPLAVQMAKRRVEEEYAVVGTWEETNITLAVLEHYIPRYFARATTIYPMFEERLKNRNRNNRKPKVDAEVRAIVRSNFTHEYEFYHFCKQRLYKQYIALKRTETLNFS, from the exons TTCCGTGGAGCTGATAGCACTGTTGGCCATATCTTGCACCTTTTTTCTGTTcatgcacacaaacaaactgaaCAGTCGCCTCAAGGAAATGGAGGTGAAGCTGCAGCCCTCGGAGTTCTCGGCCCTGGGTCTAACTGGCAATCACATAAGCGGACATGATGCGGGCA AACATGATGACATTAATACGCTGCACGGCACCTATCAATATCTGAAAAGCACCGGCCAG TTGCATAATCTGACGCCGCAGCAGTTAAATAACACTCGCAAAGCCGAAATGGATCGTTTATTCTTCACTCGTTGCGCCAAAGTTGGCAGCGAATCGTTGGTGGAGTTCATGGAGTATCTACAGGATATCAATGACTTTGAGGTCGATCGTTCGGGCCTCAGGAAGCCATCAAGACGACAACTCTTACCCAAAAGTCAGGCCGAGACGGCCACATATATCTTTAACCAACAGCCGGGCATGACTTACATTGAGCACACCTCATGGATCGACTTTAATGCTTACAATTTGCCCAAACCCATCTTTATCAACCTTGTCCGCGATCCCGTCGAGCGTATGATCAGCTGGTATTACTATGTTCGCAACTCGTATCGCAATGCCATTTACTACCGCAAAAATCCTGACGCTCCCATTAAACCCACCGCTTGGTTCAAGAAGAGCTTCAACGATTGCGTCCGCAGTGCCGACCCGGAGTGTCAATATATCCCTCTATCGGTTAAAGATACTGTGGGTAACTATAAGCGACAGTCGCTCTTCTTTTGTGGTCACCATGAAGATTGCCT ACCCTTCGACTCCCCCTTGGCAGTACAAATGGCCAAACGTAGAGTTGAAGAGGAGTATGCAGTGGTAGGCACCTGGGAGGAAACCAATATTACCTTAGCCGTACTGGAGCATTATATACCACGTTATTTTGCACGTGCAACGACGATTTACCCAA TGTTTGAAGAGAGACTTAAGAACCGCAATCGGAACAATCGCAAACCCAAAGTTGATGCAGAAGTTAGAGCTATAGTCAGAAGTAACTTTACCCATGAATATGAGTTCTATCACTTCTGCAAACAGCGTCTATATAAGCAATATATTGCTCTTAAGCGTACGGAAACTCTGAACTTTTCATAA
- the LOC117786615 gene encoding heparan sulfate 2-O-sulfotransferase pipe-like, with protein sequence MQLRGHNAHAPKNEEELLQHRAKDEHYQRASYQSHNHLHKASHDHQLAMPKNKHIEDYDLDYDIDDDNDDDDEDKNGYNLAADLLNNTKNAEVDFVFFNRVPKVGSQSLMELMVRLGKINGFIHGRNPGGAKETVMMPRDGQKDLMGDLLTRPKPHIYSQHIAYMNFTRFHLPRPIYINLVRDPIERIISWHYYIRARWYYNDMKAKFGEKSIEMPSDEFLNLDLDTCVRNHDPHCTFEQMQIKNPVGDHRRQTLFFCGMNKKLCMPFNSEVAMQKAKRTVESEYAVVGTWEDTNITLTVLEHYIPRYFRNAKVAYYLGQERLSRVNRNNVTRIVSDETRQILRKNLTNEIEFYEFCKQRLYLQYAALNLGKRFGEDDYLLVPEQHGKSDDYEY encoded by the exons ATGCAGCTGCGAGGTCACAATGCGCATGCGCCCAAAAACGAAGAAGAACTGTTGCAGCATAGAGCAAAGGATGAACATTATCAAAGAGCCTCTTATCAGTCTCATAATCACTTGCATAAGGCATCACATGATCATCAGCTGGCGATGCCAAAGAACAAACATATTGAAGATTATGATCTTGACTATGACAtcgatgatgataatgatgatgatgatgaggataaAAATGGTTATAATTTAGCAGCAGATCTGCTAAACAATACGAAAAATGCTGAAGTTGACTTTGTCTTCTTCAATCGTGTACCCAAAGTGGGCAGTCAGTCTTTAATGGAGTTGATGGTTCGATTGGGCAAAATAAATGGATTTATTCATGGCCGCAATCCGGGCGGTGCTAAAGAGACTGTCATGATGCCAAGGGATGGCCAAAAGGATCTCATGGGGGACCTGCTGACACGCCCCAAGCCGCACATCTACAGTCAACACATCGCCTACATGAACTTTACGCGATTCCATCTACCTCGTCCCATCTATATTAACCTGGTCCGCGATCCCATCGAGCGTATCATCAGCTGGCATTATTATATTCGTGCAAGATGGTATTATAACGATATGAAGGCCAAGTTTGGGGAGAAGTCCATAGAAATGCCATCGGATGAGTTTCTAAATCTCGATTTGGATACTTGTGTGCGAAATCACGATCCTCATTGCACCTTTGAGCAAATGCAGATCAAGAATCCTGTGGGTGATCATCGCAGGCAAACCTTGTTCTTCTGTGGCATGAATAAGAAGCTGTGCAT GCCCTTCAACTCGGAGGTGGCCATGCAGAAGGCCAAGCGAACTGTCGAGTCAGAATACGCCGTAGTGGGCACCTGGGAGGATACGAATATCACATTGACCGTACTCGAGCACTATATACCGCGGTATTTCCGTAACGCCAAGGTGGCATACTATC TGGGCCAGGAAAGACTCTCTCGAGTAAATCGCAATAATGTCACTCGCATCGTTAGCGACGAGACACGTCAGATACTTCGCAAGAATCTTACGAATGAGATTGAGTTCTACGAGTTCTGTAAACAGCGTTTGTATCTCCAATATGCTGCTCTCAACCTTGGCAAACGATTTGGCGAGGATGACTACCTTTTAGTGCCGGAACAACATGGAAAGTCCGACGATTACGAGTATTAA
- the LOC117786616 gene encoding heparan sulfate 2-O-sulfotransferase pipe-like, with protein sequence MKQSESSLDCDSTFLCLLFKLAGLTAAQLNNTPKAERDYILFNRIEKVGSQSMTKLLGQLGDLHGYTTYRNQIVPLKNALKNFEEEAIFAEELMELEEPGAYVEHTNWINFTAHDLPKPIYINLVRHPIQKVMSAYYYQRHPVIYGNSLLRNPKKTTQDKQYFDRSFNDCVRQRIAPDCVFDPHSLFNQDWRRFALRLCGNQEVCFNMNSEIASQIAKSHVEKEYAVVGSWEDTNITLAVLEAYIPLFFADATKVYYSNLEKFTINATPHDKHLDEDVESYLKQQLAYEIELYNFCKQRLYKQYIAIKKTELMQVFVDNAQS encoded by the exons atgaaacagTCAGAAA GTTCTCTTGATTGTGACTCGACATTCctttgtcttttatttaagCTGGCTGGTCTCACAGCAGCCCAATTGAATAATACCCCGAAAGCTGAGCGGGATTATATACTGTTTAATCGAATTGAGAAGGTTGGCAGTCAGTCGATGACAAAGCTTTTGGGGCAACTGGGTGATTTGCATGGATATACCACATATCGCAATCAGATCGTTCCCTTAAAAAACGCATTAAAGAACTTCGAGGAGGAGGCGATATTCGCAGAGGAGCTAATGGAACTGGAAGAGCCTGGTGCATATGTGGAGCACACAAATTGGATCAACTTCACAGCACATGATTTACCGAAGCCGATTTACATAAATCTCGTACGACATCCCATACAGAAGGTGATGAGTGCGTATTACTATCAACGGCATCCCGTGATCTATGGAAATAGTCTGCTCCGTAATCCGAAAAAAACGACTCAGGATAAGCAATACTTCGATAGGAGTTTCAATGACTGCGTTAGACAACGAATAGCTCCCGATTGTGTCTTTGATCCACATTCTCTGTTCAATCAGGACTGGAGGCGATTTGCTTTACGTTTGTGTGGCAATCAGGAAGTTTGTTT TAATATGAATTCTGAGATAGCCTCACAGATTGCCAAATCGCATGTTGAAAAGGAATATGCCGTTGTCGGCAGCTGGGAGGATACAAATATAACTCTGGCGGTACTAGAAGCATACATCCCACTATTTTTTGCTGATGCCACAAAAGTGTACTATT CGAATCTGGAGAAGTTTACGATAAATGCGACGCCGCATGACAAACACCTGGATGAGGATGTGGAATCGTATCTGAAGCAACAATTGGCCTATGAGATTGAATTGTATAACTTTTGCAAGCAGCGTCTCTATAAGCAGTATATAGCCATCAAGAAGACTGAATTAATGCAAGTGTTTGTAGATAATGCTCAATCCTAA